A section of the Halopiger aswanensis genome encodes:
- the hisC gene encoding histidinol-phosphate transaminase translates to MQPRDLSDHIAYEAGRGIEEVARELGRDPSEFVKLASNENPHGPSPAAAVAIRETASSVSSYPKAAHADLTAAIADRWDVTDEQVWLANGGDGALDYLHRAMIEPGDAVLVPDPGFAYYGMSSRYHHGDVREYELSKADDFAQDADTVLEYYDGDRDRIVFLTSPHNPSGSTIPLGEVERLADETSDETLLVVDEAYGEFADRDSALALIEGRDGFEARDDIAVLRTFSKAYGLAGVRLGYAVVPEAWADAYARVNTPFAASEIACRAGLAAIDDAEHVERTVETARDSRAYMREHIDAHVWESEGNFVLVEVGDAAAVAEAMQERGVIVRDCSSFGLPGCIRITCGTEDETERAVETLNEVLAELDIEPDADGASTEAEVPDT, encoded by the coding sequence ATGCAACCGCGCGACCTGTCCGATCATATCGCTTACGAGGCGGGTCGAGGCATCGAGGAGGTCGCCCGGGAACTCGGCCGGGACCCCTCGGAGTTCGTCAAACTCGCCTCGAACGAGAACCCGCACGGGCCATCGCCCGCGGCCGCCGTCGCCATCCGCGAGACGGCCTCGAGCGTAAGCTCCTATCCGAAGGCCGCCCACGCCGATCTGACGGCGGCGATCGCGGACCGCTGGGACGTCACCGACGAGCAGGTCTGGCTCGCCAACGGCGGCGACGGGGCGCTCGACTACCTCCACCGGGCGATGATCGAGCCCGGCGACGCCGTCCTCGTGCCCGACCCGGGCTTTGCCTACTACGGAATGAGTTCCCGGTACCACCACGGCGACGTCCGCGAGTACGAACTCTCGAAGGCCGACGACTTCGCCCAGGACGCCGACACCGTCCTCGAGTACTACGACGGCGACCGGGATCGAATCGTCTTCCTGACCAGCCCGCACAACCCGTCGGGTTCGACGATTCCGCTCGGAGAAGTCGAACGCCTCGCCGACGAGACGAGCGACGAGACGCTGCTCGTCGTCGACGAGGCCTACGGCGAGTTCGCCGACCGAGATAGCGCCCTCGCGCTGATCGAGGGCCGGGACGGGTTCGAGGCTCGCGACGATATCGCCGTCCTGCGGACGTTCTCGAAGGCCTACGGATTGGCCGGCGTGCGACTCGGCTACGCCGTCGTCCCCGAGGCGTGGGCCGACGCCTACGCCCGCGTGAATACGCCCTTCGCCGCCAGCGAGATCGCCTGTCGTGCCGGGCTGGCCGCCATCGACGACGCAGAACACGTCGAGCGGACCGTCGAGACGGCCCGCGACTCCCGCGCGTACATGCGCGAGCACATCGACGCCCACGTCTGGGAGAGCGAGGGCAACTTCGTCCTCGTCGAGGTCGGTGACGCCGCCGCGGTCGCCGAGGCAATGCAGGAACGGGGGGTCATCGTCCGCGACTGCTCGAGTTTCGGCCTGCCGGGCTGTATCCGCATCACCTGCGGCACCGAAGACGAGACCGAGCGGGCCGTTGAAACGCTCAACGAGGTCCTCGCGGAGTTGGACATCGAACCGGACGCCGACGGCGCGAGCACCGAAGCGGAGGTGCCCGACACGTGA
- a CDS encoding cbb3-type cytochrome c oxidase subunit I — MSDLPPRTTIKRWLVTTNHKDVGILYLVTALFFLLFGGIMALLFRVQLWQPGGLGILDGMEYNQAVTSHGLLMVFWFLSPIATGFANYFVPLQIGAKDLAFPRLNAMSYWFYLFSGVLFAISYFQGHTFAGGWTMYAPLNVPMYTTAMEAATGGNAAILGLILFVLSVTIGTVNFLTTIHRSRAEGLGLWNMPLFTWSWLLTVWMMLFAFSALLAALLLQLSDRLLLTQYMVTDEGSSLLWAHLFWFFGHPEVYIVFFPALGIMFETFQTFTGRRLVGRKWVIIAMVLVAVQSFLVWMHHMFLTTINLEIKTLYMATTIGISLPFDLMVFSLIYTMVKGRVRFTTPFLYAMGALVLFILGGITGVFLGAVVLDYEFRGTYWVVAHFHYVMVSGVTALIGGLYYWWPKLSGKMYDETLGKLSFAVYFVGFNLLYFPMFLAWETPRRVFEYPESYQIYHQSATIGAFVFALSFLLTFYTLGKSWFTGPAAPDNPWKFSRTAEWAIPSPPPLENWDGRPSYSSGRLEFVDDTAADGGVVTADVEQEQHADHASIWPFGIGVGVFVLFLGLSGITPYLVNFAEARGHSVPGTGSEPNIVYPLIAILGVAVLGYTLFEYGRERFNAPEMAIAERWPFGGVGTTKLGVWFFLASDVIVFGGAIGAFIFMRLHSGWGNWEIVPPSSTVGLVNTYVLLTSSFTVVLALVMAERENKRGLLTALGATLLLGFTFLGIKGWEWNYEFSHGIYWFTDLHYSVYFVTTGLHALHVIFGLLIAGFMIYRVASVDAYLEDHRPVEFFGLYWHFVDIVWVFLFPLFYLM; from the coding sequence ATGAGCGATCTTCCCCCACGAACGACGATCAAGCGGTGGCTAGTCACGACCAACCACAAGGACGTCGGCATCCTCTATCTGGTGACGGCGCTGTTCTTCCTGCTGTTCGGCGGCATCATGGCGCTGCTGTTCCGCGTCCAACTCTGGCAGCCCGGCGGACTCGGGATTCTGGACGGCATGGAGTACAACCAGGCCGTGACGAGCCACGGATTGCTGATGGTGTTCTGGTTCCTCTCGCCGATCGCGACCGGCTTCGCGAACTACTTCGTTCCGCTACAGATCGGGGCGAAGGATCTCGCGTTCCCGCGGCTGAACGCGATGAGCTACTGGTTCTACCTCTTTTCGGGCGTGCTGTTTGCGATTTCGTACTTCCAGGGCCACACGTTCGCCGGCGGCTGGACGATGTACGCGCCGCTGAACGTCCCGATGTACACGACGGCGATGGAAGCAGCAACCGGCGGCAACGCGGCCATCCTCGGGCTGATCCTGTTCGTCCTCTCGGTCACCATCGGGACGGTAAACTTCCTCACGACGATTCACCGCTCGCGGGCGGAGGGGCTCGGCCTCTGGAACATGCCGCTTTTCACCTGGTCCTGGCTGCTGACCGTCTGGATGATGCTGTTCGCGTTCTCCGCGCTGCTCGCCGCTCTGTTGCTCCAACTGAGCGATCGCCTGCTGCTCACGCAGTACATGGTCACCGACGAAGGCTCGAGTCTCCTGTGGGCGCACCTGTTCTGGTTCTTCGGCCATCCGGAGGTCTACATCGTCTTCTTCCCCGCGCTGGGGATCATGTTCGAGACGTTCCAGACGTTCACCGGGCGGCGGCTCGTGGGCCGCAAGTGGGTCATCATCGCGATGGTGCTGGTGGCCGTCCAGTCCTTCTTGGTCTGGATGCACCACATGTTCCTGACGACCATCAACCTCGAGATCAAGACGCTCTACATGGCGACGACCATCGGGATCTCGCTCCCCTTCGACCTGATGGTCTTCTCGCTGATCTATACCATGGTCAAGGGTCGCGTGCGGTTCACGACGCCGTTCCTGTACGCCATGGGGGCACTCGTCCTCTTTATCCTCGGGGGGATTACCGGGGTCTTCCTCGGGGCGGTCGTGCTCGACTACGAGTTCCGCGGCACCTACTGGGTCGTCGCGCACTTCCACTACGTGATGGTCTCGGGCGTCACGGCCCTCATCGGCGGGCTCTACTACTGGTGGCCGAAGTTGAGCGGCAAGATGTACGACGAAACGCTGGGTAAACTCAGCTTCGCGGTCTATTTCGTCGGCTTCAACCTGCTGTACTTCCCGATGTTCCTCGCCTGGGAGACGCCCCGCCGCGTCTTCGAGTACCCCGAAAGCTACCAGATCTACCACCAGTCCGCGACGATCGGCGCGTTCGTCTTCGCGCTCTCGTTCCTGCTTACGTTCTACACGCTCGGAAAGAGTTGGTTTACCGGCCCTGCGGCGCCGGACAATCCCTGGAAGTTCTCCCGGACGGCCGAGTGGGCGATCCCCTCGCCGCCGCCGCTCGAGAACTGGGACGGCCGCCCCTCCTACAGCAGCGGTCGCCTCGAGTTCGTCGATGACACGGCCGCAGACGGCGGCGTCGTGACGGCGGACGTCGAGCAGGAACAACACGCCGACCACGCGAGCATCTGGCCGTTCGGCATCGGCGTCGGCGTCTTCGTCCTCTTTTTGGGCCTCTCGGGGATCACGCCGTATCTCGTTAACTTCGCCGAAGCGCGCGGCCACAGCGTCCCCGGGACCGGGTCCGAGCCGAACATCGTCTATCCGCTGATCGCGATCCTCGGCGTGGCGGTCCTCGGCTACACGCTGTTCGAGTACGGCCGCGAACGGTTCAACGCGCCCGAGATGGCTATCGCCGAACGCTGGCCGTTCGGCGGGGTCGGAACCACGAAACTCGGCGTCTGGTTCTTCCTCGCCTCGGACGTGATCGTCTTCGGCGGCGCCATCGGCGCGTTCATCTTCATGCGACTCCACTCCGGGTGGGGGAACTGGGAGATCGTGCCGCCGTCGTCGACGGTCGGGCTCGTCAACACCTACGTCCTGTTGACCTCGAGTTTCACGGTGGTCCTCGCGCTCGTCATGGCCGAACGCGAGAACAAGCGCGGGCTCCTCACCGCGCTCGGTGCGACGCTGCTGCTCGGGTTCACGTTCCTCGGCATCAAGGGCTGGGAGTGGAACTACGAGTTCTCTCACGGCATCTACTGGTTTACCGACCTCCACTACTCGGTCTACTTCGTGACGACCGGCTTGCACGCGCTGCACGTCATCTTCGGGCTGCTCATCGCCGGCTTCATGATCTACCGAGTCGCGTCCGTCGACGCCTACCTCGAGGACCACCGGCCGGTGGAGTTCTTCGGGCTCTACTGGCACTTCGTCGACATCGTGTGGGTGTTCCTGTTCCCGCTGTTCTACCTGATGTAG
- a CDS encoding MFS transporter yields MERYPQSSRRAYALVVAGTMSYLLLMFVWFSLPAYLSTIIDDVGLTGTQAGVLTGAVPLTYIPLALATGLAVDRIGPGRILGAGVLVYGTGQIGRSVAPDFPSLLSCTILIGVGATTITFGLPKLVSILFPPAETGRPSAIYLVGASSGSALVFGVGRPILGPALGGWRPLFFWSGLVAIGYGLAWLALVRRTRLDDTAADESFALESITTDLRLVLTHRELQLVVVIGTMYLLLNHGMQGWLPTILESRGLSAGLAGRATSLLIGAYVVGILSVPELADRFGTRRLALTGCGALACLGVTGVIVGGTSALAVAGIVATGVGTGGVSPLVRAIPPDLDGIGPRLTGTAVSFIFAVGEIGGFFGPVLIGFLRDATGSFGPGLAILAAGALVVVLAGTALRALDS; encoded by the coding sequence ATGGAACGCTACCCGCAGTCGTCTCGCCGCGCCTACGCGCTCGTCGTCGCCGGGACGATGAGCTACCTCCTGCTCATGTTCGTCTGGTTCTCGCTGCCGGCGTACCTCTCGACGATCATCGACGACGTCGGATTGACGGGAACCCAAGCCGGCGTGCTGACCGGGGCGGTGCCGCTGACCTACATCCCGCTCGCGCTGGCCACCGGGCTCGCGGTCGATCGAATCGGCCCCGGACGGATCCTCGGGGCTGGGGTGTTAGTCTACGGGACGGGACAGATCGGCCGGAGCGTCGCGCCCGACTTTCCCTCGCTGCTTTCCTGTACGATCCTGATCGGCGTCGGCGCGACGACGATCACCTTCGGCCTTCCGAAACTCGTCTCCATCCTGTTTCCGCCCGCCGAGACCGGCCGTCCGTCGGCGATCTACCTCGTCGGCGCATCGTCCGGCTCCGCGCTCGTCTTCGGCGTCGGACGCCCGATCCTCGGCCCGGCGCTCGGCGGCTGGCGACCGCTGTTTTTCTGGAGCGGCCTCGTCGCGATCGGCTACGGACTCGCCTGGCTCGCTCTCGTCCGTCGGACTCGGCTGGACGACACCGCAGCCGACGAATCCTTCGCCCTCGAGTCGATCACCACCGACCTCCGGCTGGTGCTTACCCACCGCGAACTGCAACTGGTCGTCGTGATCGGGACGATGTACCTGCTGCTCAACCACGGCATGCAGGGGTGGCTCCCGACGATCCTCGAGTCGCGCGGTCTCTCAGCGGGTCTGGCGGGCCGGGCGACGAGCCTCCTCATCGGCGCCTACGTCGTCGGCATCCTCTCGGTTCCCGAACTCGCCGACCGGTTCGGAACGCGTCGGCTCGCGCTGACGGGCTGCGGCGCCCTCGCCTGTCTCGGCGTCACGGGCGTGATCGTCGGCGGGACGAGCGCGCTGGCGGTCGCCGGGATCGTCGCGACCGGCGTCGGCACCGGCGGCGTCTCGCCGCTCGTCCGCGCGATTCCGCCAGATCTCGACGGAATCGGGCCGCGACTGACCGGCACCGCGGTGAGCTTCATCTTCGCCGTCGGCGAGATCGGCGGCTTCTTCGGGCCGGTGCTGATCGGCTTCCTGCGGGACGCGACGGGATCGTTCGGACCCGGACTCGCGATCCTCGCAGCCGGTGCGCTCGTGGTCGTGCTGGCCGGGACTGCGCTGCGGGCGCTCGATTCGTAG
- a CDS encoding amidohydrolase family protein: MATEYTGTILRGSEFEPVEGRLVVDEDGRIEAIEEASVDGADIILPAFINAHTHIGDSIAKEAGRGLSLEELVAPPDGLKHRLLRDADREELVSAMRTSLRFMQRSGTAACLDFREGDVEGVEMLEEAQDGLPIDALSLARGSVEAMEAGDGFGASGANDANFDEERAATREAGKPFGIHAGEVDESDINPALDLDPDFLVHMVHPQPVHLERIEDNPVPIVVCPRSNLVTNVGLSPYSELNERTTLALGTDNVMLNSPSMFREMEFLAKLSDLTADEILRMATVNGAEIAGLDYGVLEPGKEARLLVLDGDTNNLAGARDPVRAVVRRAGVDDVKETVLEPESA, encoded by the coding sequence ATGGCGACGGAGTACACGGGGACGATCCTCCGCGGCAGCGAGTTCGAGCCCGTCGAGGGCCGACTGGTCGTCGACGAGGACGGTCGTATCGAGGCTATCGAGGAGGCGTCGGTCGACGGCGCCGACATCATCCTCCCGGCCTTTATCAACGCCCACACCCACATCGGGGATTCGATCGCGAAGGAGGCCGGTCGTGGGCTCTCCCTCGAGGAACTCGTCGCGCCGCCGGACGGGCTCAAGCACCGCCTGCTGCGGGACGCCGATCGCGAGGAACTGGTCTCCGCGATGCGGACCTCGCTGCGGTTCATGCAACGGAGCGGGACGGCGGCCTGTCTGGACTTCCGCGAGGGCGACGTCGAGGGCGTCGAGATGCTCGAAGAGGCCCAAGACGGCCTCCCGATCGACGCGCTGTCGCTCGCCCGCGGCTCGGTCGAGGCGATGGAAGCGGGCGACGGGTTCGGCGCCAGCGGCGCGAACGACGCGAACTTCGACGAGGAGCGCGCCGCCACCCGCGAGGCCGGCAAACCCTTCGGCATCCACGCCGGCGAGGTCGACGAGAGCGACATCAACCCCGCGCTGGACCTCGATCCGGACTTCCTCGTCCACATGGTCCACCCGCAGCCGGTCCACCTCGAGCGCATCGAGGACAACCCGGTGCCGATCGTCGTCTGTCCGCGCTCGAACCTCGTCACGAACGTCGGGCTCTCCCCCTATTCGGAACTCAACGAGCGCACGACGCTGGCGCTCGGGACGGACAACGTGATGCTCAACTCGCCGTCGATGTTCCGGGAGATGGAGTTCCTCGCGAAACTCTCCGATCTGACGGCCGACGAAATCCTGCGGATGGCCACCGTCAACGGCGCCGAAATCGCCGGCCTCGACTACGGCGTACTCGAGCCCGGGAAGGAGGCCCGCCTGCTGGTGCTGGACGGCGACACGAACAACCTCGCGGGGGCGCGCGACCCCGTCCGGGCGGTCGTCCGCCGGGCCGGCGTCGACGACGTGAAAGAAACCGTGCTCGAGCCCGAATCGGCGTAG
- a CDS encoding HD domain-containing protein yields the protein MTQELGPRARALALPYYADALPAHDRFHAARVHNVALGLADECEQSIDRAVLAAAAWFHDVGRPLERTGEIDDHAAWGATEAKALLEREVEDVSADRIAAVERCIRAHSIRPSSPEPETLEAKLLFDADKLDAVGARGIVRLACIVGERSGRTGDAYAVIDDVDAAATAVVDAEPSGQPDVTLLQEWARERLDALYTSPARHVGESRWQFVEQFFVQFQRELEGDPTR from the coding sequence ATGACGCAGGAGTTGGGTCCTCGCGCCCGAGCGCTGGCACTGCCCTACTACGCGGACGCCCTCCCGGCGCACGATCGGTTCCACGCCGCACGCGTTCACAACGTGGCACTGGGACTGGCGGACGAGTGCGAGCAGTCCATCGACCGAGCGGTACTCGCCGCCGCCGCATGGTTCCACGACGTCGGCCGGCCGCTCGAACGAACCGGCGAGATCGACGACCACGCCGCGTGGGGCGCTACGGAGGCGAAAGCGCTGCTCGAGCGCGAGGTCGAAGACGTCTCGGCCGACCGGATCGCGGCCGTCGAACGCTGTATCCGCGCCCACAGTATCCGACCGTCCTCCCCGGAGCCGGAGACGCTCGAGGCGAAACTGCTCTTCGACGCGGATAAACTGGACGCCGTCGGCGCACGCGGCATCGTTCGACTCGCCTGTATCGTCGGCGAGCGATCGGGCCGAACGGGCGACGCGTACGCGGTGATCGACGATGTCGACGCCGCAGCGACCGCAGTGGTCGACGCGGAGCCGTCGGGGCAACCCGATGTTACTCTCCTCCAGGAGTGGGCGCGAGAGCGGCTGGACGCGCTATACACGTCGCCCGCTCGCCACGTCGGTGAGTCACGGTGGCAGTTCGTAGAGCAGTTCTTCGTACAGTTCCAGCGCGAACTCGAGGGGGACCCGACCCGGTAA
- a CDS encoding nucleoside 2-deoxyribosyltransferase: MDIFFSGSIRGGRDDVDLYADLIDLLERHGTVLTEHVGTEDVEEKEAEAGLTDGDIHDQDVAWLRQADAVVAEVTTPSLGVGYEVGRAVAWEKPVLCLYRPDAEHELSAMIRGNDAVELVEYQRPDDVGDALEAFLTSYQ; the protein is encoded by the coding sequence ATGGATATCTTCTTCAGCGGCTCCATCCGCGGCGGCCGCGACGACGTCGACCTGTACGCCGACCTCATCGACCTCCTCGAGCGCCACGGGACGGTCCTCACCGAACACGTCGGCACCGAGGACGTCGAGGAGAAGGAGGCGGAAGCGGGGCTCACCGACGGCGACATCCACGATCAGGACGTCGCCTGGCTCCGGCAGGCCGACGCCGTCGTCGCCGAGGTCACCACGCCGAGCCTCGGCGTCGGCTACGAGGTCGGCCGCGCGGTCGCGTGGGAAAAACCCGTACTCTGCCTCTACCGACCGGACGCGGAGCACGAGCTGTCCGCGATGATTCGCGGAAACGACGCCGTCGAACTCGTCGAGTACCAGCGGCCGGACGACGTGGGGGACGCGCTCGAGGCGTTCCTGACGTCGTATCAGTAA
- a CDS encoding universal stress protein codes for MYDCILVPTDGSPEVERALEYAFDLARAHDATIRAVYVVNAAGYGGLPMETAWEGISDALREEGRSAVERVEELAPEDIDVETKVLEGSPSRVIVQEASPGECDLVVMGTHGRGGIDRLLLGSVTERVVRRCDVPVLTVQVDPDAPKEAEGEPQVAVE; via the coding sequence ATGTACGATTGCATTCTCGTTCCGACCGACGGATCGCCGGAGGTCGAACGCGCCCTCGAGTACGCGTTCGATCTCGCGCGAGCCCACGACGCGACGATCCGGGCGGTCTACGTCGTCAACGCGGCCGGCTACGGGGGGCTGCCGATGGAGACCGCGTGGGAGGGGATCAGCGACGCGCTCCGCGAGGAGGGCCGGTCGGCCGTCGAGCGCGTCGAGGAACTCGCACCCGAGGATATCGACGTGGAAACGAAGGTTCTCGAGGGATCGCCCAGCCGCGTCATCGTCCAGGAGGCCTCGCCGGGCGAGTGCGACCTCGTCGTGATGGGTACCCACGGCCGCGGCGGCATCGACCGACTGCTGCTGGGCAGCGTCACCGAGCGGGTCGTCCGGCGCTGTGACGTCCCGGTACTGACGGTGCAGGTCGATCCCGACGCCCCGAAGGAGGCCGAAGGGGAGCCACAGGTCGCCGTCGAGTAA
- a CDS encoding biotin--[acetyl-CoA-carboxylase] ligase, translated as MNETRRAILEAIADGPVSGPDLAESLEVSRAAVWKHVDELRDAGFDIDSGPAGYELVGVPEFGGEAVEYGLEAPFSVEYHDAIGSTNSRARELAVDGAEDVVVLADEQTGGRGRLEREWAAPSGGVWLSVVDRPAIAPSRAPLYTLAISVATATAAREAGVDARIKWPNDVVVPVGEEGDYRKLSGILTEMEGETDRVEWIVVGPGINANIDVDALPEGATSIREEAGDVDRRRFVQRLLEEFDNLRTDLESVVPAWRDLALTLGQRVRVDRPSGEVVGDAVDITETGALVLETDDGERVTVSAGDCEHLRPV; from the coding sequence ATGAACGAGACGCGACGAGCCATTCTCGAGGCGATCGCGGACGGTCCGGTCTCGGGACCCGACCTGGCCGAGTCGCTCGAGGTCTCGCGGGCGGCCGTCTGGAAGCACGTCGACGAGCTACGGGACGCCGGCTTCGATATCGACAGCGGCCCTGCGGGCTACGAACTCGTGGGAGTGCCCGAGTTCGGCGGCGAGGCAGTCGAGTACGGGCTCGAGGCGCCGTTTTCCGTCGAATATCACGACGCGATCGGGAGTACGAACAGCCGCGCGCGGGAACTGGCCGTCGACGGCGCCGAAGACGTCGTCGTCCTCGCGGACGAGCAAACGGGCGGCCGCGGCCGCCTCGAGCGCGAGTGGGCGGCGCCGTCCGGCGGGGTCTGGCTGAGCGTCGTCGACCGGCCGGCGATCGCGCCGTCGCGGGCGCCGCTGTATACGCTTGCGATCTCGGTGGCGACCGCGACGGCGGCCCGCGAGGCGGGCGTCGACGCCCGGATCAAGTGGCCCAACGACGTGGTCGTCCCCGTCGGCGAGGAGGGCGACTACCGCAAACTCTCGGGGATCCTAACGGAGATGGAGGGCGAAACGGACCGCGTCGAGTGGATCGTCGTCGGGCCCGGCATCAACGCGAACATCGACGTCGACGCCTTACCGGAAGGCGCGACCAGCATTCGCGAGGAAGCAGGCGACGTCGATCGCCGCCGGTTCGTCCAGCGGCTGCTCGAGGAGTTCGACAACCTCCGAACCGATCTCGAGTCGGTCGTCCCCGCCTGGCGCGACCTCGCGCTGACGCTCGGCCAGCGCGTGCGGGTCGATCGGCCGTCCGGCGAGGTCGTCGGCGACGCCGTCGATATTACTGAAACGGGCGCGCTCGTGCTCGAGACGGACGACGGCGAGCGAGTGACGGTCTCGGCGGGCGACTGCGAACACTTGCGACCGGTCTAA
- a CDS encoding tyrosine--tRNA ligase produces the protein MDAYDLITRNAEEVVTDEEVRELAEDPEGKRAYVGYEPSGVLHLGHLLTANKLIDLQEAGMEVVVLLADVHAYLNDKGTFEEIRETAEQMKAQFIAYGLEEDQTEFVYGSEFQLDEEYVLDLHELEVSTTLNRAQRAMAEIQGGETAKVSHVVYPLMQTLDIEYLDLDLAVGGLDQRKVHMLAREELPELGYDVRPALHTPIVADLTSGEGKMSSSEGVTISMEDSTEELEEKVNSAYCPPTRDPEPDEDGNERKNPVLELFEYHVFPRFEEITVERPEKYGGDLTYEAYESLAEDLESGELHPADAKGTLATYLDELIAPGREKLRELRAEE, from the coding sequence ATGGATGCATACGACCTGATCACCCGCAACGCCGAGGAGGTCGTGACCGACGAGGAGGTGCGCGAACTCGCCGAGGACCCAGAGGGCAAGCGCGCCTACGTCGGCTACGAGCCCTCCGGCGTGCTCCACCTGGGGCACCTGCTGACGGCGAACAAGCTCATCGACCTCCAGGAGGCCGGCATGGAGGTCGTCGTCCTGCTCGCGGACGTCCACGCATACTTGAACGACAAGGGCACGTTCGAGGAGATTCGGGAGACCGCCGAGCAGATGAAGGCTCAGTTCATCGCCTACGGGCTCGAGGAGGACCAGACGGAGTTCGTCTACGGCTCGGAGTTCCAGCTCGACGAGGAGTACGTGCTCGACCTGCACGAACTCGAGGTCTCGACGACGCTCAACCGCGCCCAGCGCGCGATGGCCGAGATTCAGGGCGGCGAGACCGCGAAGGTGAGCCACGTCGTCTACCCGCTGATGCAGACGCTTGACATCGAGTACCTCGATCTGGATCTGGCCGTCGGCGGCTTAGACCAGCGCAAGGTCCACATGCTCGCCCGCGAGGAACTCCCCGAACTGGGCTACGACGTCCGGCCGGCGCTGCACACGCCCATCGTCGCCGACCTCACCAGCGGCGAGGGGAAGATGTCCTCGAGCGAGGGCGTTACCATCTCGATGGAGGACTCGACCGAAGAGCTCGAGGAGAAGGTCAACTCCGCCTACTGTCCCCCGACCCGCGATCCGGAGCCGGACGAGGACGGCAACGAGCGCAAGAACCCCGTCCTCGAACTCTTCGAGTACCACGTCTTTCCGCGCTTCGAGGAGATTACGGTCGAGCGCCCCGAGAAGTACGGCGGGGACCTGACCTACGAGGCGTACGAGAGCCTCGCCGAGGATCTCGAGTCCGGCGAGCTTCACCCCGCGGACGCCAAAGGCACGCTCGCGACCTATCTCGACGAACTGATCGCGCCGGGTCGGGAGAAGCTGCGCGAACTGCGAGCGGAAGAATAA
- a CDS encoding arsenic resistance protein, with amino-acid sequence MDLVEKYQSFLVFAAILGGLAVGQLPGVPAVADALLLPILMVMLFAAFTAIPLSQLRAAFGNRRVVGSSLLVNFVWNPLVALGLGAVFLRDHPALWVGLLMLLVTPCTDWYLIFTDIADGNVPLATSLLPYNLVLQLILLPVYLYAFAGELVELPLGVLLESVALVLVVPLALAGGVRWVLFRRRSKEWFRQRVLPKLSPLQIASLCFAIGAMFASQGEVVLERPELLALLAVPVIGFYAINLAVGFGVGRLLSFSYDELVCFNNTILSRNSPTALAIAVVAFPDEPLIPLALVIGPLLELPLLGVIAQIHIAVRNRDWWPLEPSTLLERYS; translated from the coding sequence ATGGATCTCGTGGAGAAGTACCAGTCGTTCCTCGTCTTCGCCGCGATCCTCGGCGGACTTGCAGTCGGTCAACTCCCCGGCGTTCCCGCCGTCGCGGACGCCCTGCTCCTCCCGATCCTGATGGTGATGCTGTTCGCCGCATTCACCGCGATTCCGCTCTCGCAGTTGCGCGCGGCGTTCGGCAACCGGCGCGTCGTCGGCTCGAGCCTGCTGGTCAACTTCGTCTGGAACCCGCTGGTGGCGCTTGGCCTCGGCGCGGTCTTCCTCCGTGATCATCCCGCGCTCTGGGTCGGCCTACTTATGCTGCTGGTCACGCCCTGTACCGACTGGTACCTGATTTTCACCGACATCGCGGACGGGAACGTGCCGCTGGCGACCTCGTTGTTGCCGTACAACCTCGTGCTCCAACTGATCCTCCTGCCGGTCTACCTCTACGCGTTCGCGGGCGAACTCGTCGAGCTCCCGCTCGGCGTGTTACTCGAGAGCGTCGCGCTCGTGCTGGTCGTGCCGCTCGCGCTGGCGGGTGGCGTGCGGTGGGTGCTGTTCCGGCGGCGGAGCAAAGAGTGGTTCCGACAACGCGTCCTTCCGAAGCTGAGTCCGCTGCAGATCGCCAGCCTCTGTTTCGCTATCGGCGCGATGTTCGCCTCGCAGGGCGAGGTCGTCCTCGAGCGCCCGGAACTGCTCGCGCTGCTCGCGGTCCCCGTGATCGGCTTCTACGCGATCAACCTCGCCGTCGGGTTCGGCGTCGGCCGCCTCCTGTCGTTCTCCTACGACGAGCTGGTCTGTTTCAACAATACGATCCTCTCGCGGAACTCGCCGACCGCATTGGCTATCGCGGTCGTCGCCTTCCCGGACGAGCCGTTGATCCCGCTGGCCCTAGTCATCGGTCCGCTGCTTGAGCTGCCGCTGTTAGGCGTGATCGCACAGATCCACATAGCCGTCAGGAACCGCGACTGGTGGCCGCTCGAGCCGTCGACCCTACTCGAGCGATACTCGTAG